A genomic window from Nicotiana sylvestris chromosome 11, ASM39365v2, whole genome shotgun sequence includes:
- the LOC104244160 gene encoding probable anion transporter 6, chloroplastic, with product MAKFTVRAENNNLFNFPNFVNHKVSIFNTLRPQRLNLLAQNHSLKFRVSCSIIEREKEKALERQRILEGLKVNGELSKKGELISTSGNELGAENEDKEVGFEWSWPPWKNLPQRYKLIGTTSLAFVICNMDKVNLSIAIIPMSHQFGWNSSVAGLVQSSFFWGYALSQLPGGWLSKIFGGSKVLEVGVLVWSLATMLVPYLAGFMPALIFSRILVGIGEGVSPSAATDLIARTIPLEERSRAVSFVFGGLSFGSVTGLLLAPPLIQNYGWESVFYLFGFLGIGWFLGFQLVKEDRPWFSTESMSWPPSFSRNKSMGSSLGELSASLKDVPWKAFFKSKAVWAMIYAHFCGSWGHYTCLSWLPTYFSEELNLNLTEAAWVSVFPPLASIFVTSIASQFADSLISKGVDTSVVRKICQTIAFLSPATCMILSSLDFGLPPWEVVTILTGGLALSSFALSGLYCTHQDISPEYASILLGITNTVGAVPGIVGVALTGFLLDSTHSWSISLFAPSIFFYLTGTVVWLAFASSKPQTFSEGD from the exons ATGGCTAAATTCACAGTTAGAGCAGAAAACAATAACTTATTTAATTTTCCCAACTTTGTAAACcataaagtttcaatctttaacACTTTGAGACCTCAAAGATTGAATCTTTTAGCCCAAAACCATAGTTTGAAGTTCAGAGTTTCTTGCAGCATAATagagagagaaaaggaaaaagcttTAGAAAGGCAGAGAATACTTGAGGGGTTGAAAGTGAATGGTGAGTTGAGCAAGAAGGGGGAATTGATCTCAACTTCTGGAAATGAATTGGGAGCTGAAAATGAGGATAAGGAAGTTGGTTTTGAGTGGAGTTGGCCACCTTGGAAGAATTTGCCTCAAAGATATAAGCTCATTGGAACTACTTCTCTTGCCTTTGTTATCTGTAATATGGATAAG GTCAATTTGAGCATTGCCATTATTCCAATGTCGCATCAATTCGGTTGGAATTCATCAGTAGCTGGATTGGTCCAGTCATCTTTCTTTTGGGGTTATGCATTAAGTCAATTGCCAGGTGGATGGCTTTCGAAGATATTTGGTGGGAG TAAAGTTCTTGAAGTTGGAGTCTTAGTCTGGTCTCTGGCAACAATGTTAGTTCCCTATCTTGCAGGGTTTATGCCTGCACTCATCTTTTCAAGGATCTTG GTTGGGATAGGAGAAGGAGTTTCACCATCAGCTGCCACTGACCTGATTGCCAG GACAATACCGTTAGAAGAACGCTCTCGAGCAGTATCATTTGTTTTTGgtggtttgagttttggaagtgtTACCGG ACTTCTGTTGGCTCCTCCACTGATCCAGAACTACGGGTGGGAGTCTGTATTTTACTTGTTTGGCTTTCTAGGCATAGGTTG GTTTTTAGGATTTCAATTGGTTAAAGAAGATCGGCCCTGGTTTTCCACAGAATCCATGTCTT GGCCGCCGTCTTTTTCTAGAAATAAATCAATGGGTTCATCATTGGGAGAGTTGAGCGCCTCTCTAAAG GATGTACCGTGGAAGGCATTTTTCAAAAGCAAAGCTGTGTGGGCGATGATATATGCACATTTTTGTGGGAGTTGGGGCCATTATACTTGCTTATCTTGGCTTCCTACCTATTTCAG TGAGGAGCTGAACCTTAATCTGACAGAAGCAGCATGG GTCTCAGTTTTCCCTCCATTAGCTTCAATTTTTGTTACAAGCATTGCATCACAATTTGCTGATAGCTTGATTTCCAAAGGGGTTGATACATCAGTG GTGAGAAAAATTTGTCAAACAATTGCTTTTTTATCCCCGGCGACCTGTATGATTCTTTCTTCCTTGGACTTTGGTTTGCCTCCTTGGGAAGTAGTAACAATCCTCACTGGTGGTTTAGCTCTCTCAAGTTTTGCCTTATCAG GCCTATATTGCACCCATCAAGACATTTCACCCGAATATGCAAGCATTCTTCTG GGTATTACCAACACCGTGGGGGCAGTTCCCGGAATTGTAGGCGTCGCTCTCACTGGTTTTCTTCTTGATTCAACTCACTCGTGGAGC ATTTCTTTGTTTGCACCATCAATTTTCTTCTACCTCACTGGAACAGTTGTGTGGCTGGCATTTGCAAGCAGTAAGCCGCAGACCTTCTCGGAGGGTGATTGA